Within the Leptospira stimsonii genome, the region GCAACGGAAGCGGTTGGCATTTTCTTACGGGAGATCAAAAAGAGATTACTGCGCTTTCTCAGTCGGTGGGATTCTCTTACAAATGGAATCCTGAGAATGAACAATGGATTCATTCTTCCGTTGCTTATGTCATTACTCCTTCCGGAAAGATTTCTCGTTATCTTCACGGAATCACTTTTGATGAAAGAACGTTGAAACTTTCTCTTTTAGAAGCTTCCGACGGTAAAATAGGGGATTTCACCGATCAATTCGCCCTTTTTTGCTTTCAATTTGACCCAGGAAAAAATACATATACTTTGTACGCTTATAATATGATGAAGTTGGGTGGTTTCTTCACTCTTCTTATTTTGGCGGCGTTCTTGATCCCATTCTGGATCAGGCATAACAGAAATTCCGAACTCATTAGGAAGGAGTAACTTCAAACAAATGACCTGGTTGAACCTCATTACGGCAACAAGTTTCATGCCGGTTCAGGCTTCCGAAGTAGCAAAGAATGTAGATAACCTCTATCTCTTTCTACTCGTGTCCAGTCTGATCTCCTTTGTCATTCTCATCGGGGGAATGACATGGTTTATTTTTAAATACAGGAGAAAGACCGACACTGATAAGACTGCCTATATTACACATAATACATTGGCAGAATTTCTTTGGTCCTTCATCCCCTTAGTAATCATGATCGTGATTTTCTGGTGGGGTTGGGTGATTTTTGCGGACCTCAGAAAAGTGCATGATAAAGGTGATATTGAAATTCACGTTACTGCAAGACAGTGGCAGTGGACTTTCAAATATCCGAACGGAGTGACGGTTGTTTCTCCGAATGCCACTGAAAAGCTAAACACTCTCTTTCAACCGAACGGAATCTACGTTCCCGTTGGAAAAACGATTCGTCTTGTAATGACTTCTCAGGATGTTCTCCACTCCTTTTATGTTCCAGCCTTCCGGAACAAAATGGATGCGATCCCTGGACGTTATACGACTTTTACGTTTACTCCGACTGAAAAGGGAGACTTTGTAGTTTATTGTACGGAGTTCTGCGGAACTTCTCACTCGAATATGCTTTCTGCAATTCGTGTAGTAGATTCCGAAACGTATGATAAATGGTATGCCGCCGCAGGGAACGTGGATCTTTCTAAGGTTCCGCCTGCCGAACTCGGTAAAAAACTCTACGCAGAAAAGGCTTGTGCGGGATGTCACTCGATCGACGGTTCTCGTCTGGTCGGTCCTTCTTACAAGGGTCTTTTCGGAAGCGCGAGAGAATTCGAGGCGGGTCCTGGAGCAAACGCGGATGAGAATTACCTCCGTAAATCGATTCTACAGCCGACAGCTCAGGTCGTAAAAGGGTATCCGCCTGCGATGCCTTCTTACCAAGGACAGCTTTCCGACGACGAAATCAACGCTCTGATCGAGTATATTAAAACCCTTAAATAGGAGAGGAATATGTCTACAGCAACTGCAAGTCATACTGACAACTACCTCAACCACGAAAAGGGAATCTGGTCCTGGCTCACGACAATCGATCACAAGCGGATCGGGATCATGTATTTCTTTGCGATTATGTCATTCTTCCTTTTGGGAGGAATTTTCGCTCTTCTGGTTCGTATCGAACTTTTTACTCCGGGACAAACTCTCGGTTTCGTAACTCCGGATATCTACAATAGAATGATGACCTATCACGGCGCTATTATGGTGTTCATGGTTATCGTTCCTGGGATTCCTGCGATCTTCGGAAACTTCATTCTTCCCATCCAATTGGGAGCAAAGGACGTTGCGTTTCCAAGACTGAACCTCGCAAGCTGGTATATTTTTATGTGCGGGGCCGCAATCGCCGCATTCTCCCTTTTTACCCAAAAAGTGGATACCGGTTGGACCTTTTATACGCCATATTCCATCTCTAACTCCGTTTCGAACGGGGTGATAATGTTGGTTATGGGCGCGTTCGTAATGGGATTTTCCTCCATTCTTACGGGGTTGAACTTCATCGTAACCACTCATAAACTGAGAGCTCCTGGAATGACGATGAACCGAATTCCTTTGATGGTTTGGGCGTTGTACGCGACTTCTATCATTCAGGTTTTGGCGACTCCGGTTCTTGCGATTACTCTTCTTCTTCTCGTTGCGGAAAGAACCCTCGGTGTGGGAATTTTTGATCCGACTCTCGGAGGAGATCCGGTTCTATTCCAACACTTCTTCTGGTTCTATTCTCACCCTGCGGTTTATATTATGATTCTTCCGGCGATGGGTGTGATTTCCGAACTCGTGGCTACTTTCTCCAGAAAGATCATTTTTGGATACACTGCGATTGCGTATTCTTCTCTCGCGATTGCCGCGGTTTCCTTCTTGGTTTGGGGACACCATATGTTCGTATCCGGTCAGTCTGAGTTTGCGGGAGTTCTATTTTCCTTCATCACAATGCTCGTGGGAGTTCCTACGGCGATTAAACTCTTCAACTGGATTTCAACAATGTATAAAGGATCCGTTCGTCTGGACGCTCCTATGTTGTTCGCAATCGGATTTATGTTTCTCTTTACGATCGGCGGTTTGACCGGGGTGTTCCTAGCTTCCACCGGTATGGACGTTCACTTCCACGATACGTATTTCGTGGTGGCCCACTTCCATTATGTAATGGTTGGTGGAACTCTGATGGCGGTAATGGGAGGATTGTTTTATTGGTTTCCAAAAGTTACCGGTAAAATGACCTCCGATCTTTTAGGAAGAATTTCCTGGGTCTTTATTTTCACAGGATTTAACGTTACTTTCTTCCCACAATTCATCCTTGGATCGATGGGAATGCCGAGAAGATACTACGACTACTTGCCAGAATTCACCAGCTTGAATCAGATATCCACCGTCGGATCTTGGTTGATCGCGGTCGGATTTTTAATAGGTCTTGCGGCCGTGATTCACGGTTTAATAGCGGGAAAAGAAGCGGGAGACAATCCTTGGGGTGGAAAAACTCTCGAGTGGACCATTCCATCTCCTCCAACTCACGAAAATTTTGAAAAAACTCCAGTCGTCTCAGGAGGACCTTATGAGTACCGCTAAGCACGCGGAATTCCATCATGCTCATCACTTTGATAGTGCTGAGCATCAGTATGAAGCTTCAAAACAAGGAATCTGGTTATTCCTTGTTACGGAAATTCTAATGTTTGGTGCCCTCTTCGTAGGTTATACC harbors:
- the coxB gene encoding cytochrome c oxidase subunit II, producing the protein MTWLNLITATSFMPVQASEVAKNVDNLYLFLLVSSLISFVILIGGMTWFIFKYRRKTDTDKTAYITHNTLAEFLWSFIPLVIMIVIFWWGWVIFADLRKVHDKGDIEIHVTARQWQWTFKYPNGVTVVSPNATEKLNTLFQPNGIYVPVGKTIRLVMTSQDVLHSFYVPAFRNKMDAIPGRYTTFTFTPTEKGDFVVYCTEFCGTSHSNMLSAIRVVDSETYDKWYAAAGNVDLSKVPPAELGKKLYAEKACAGCHSIDGSRLVGPSYKGLFGSAREFEAGPGANADENYLRKSILQPTAQVVKGYPPAMPSYQGQLSDDEINALIEYIKTLK
- the ctaD gene encoding cytochrome c oxidase subunit I, with product MSTATASHTDNYLNHEKGIWSWLTTIDHKRIGIMYFFAIMSFFLLGGIFALLVRIELFTPGQTLGFVTPDIYNRMMTYHGAIMVFMVIVPGIPAIFGNFILPIQLGAKDVAFPRLNLASWYIFMCGAAIAAFSLFTQKVDTGWTFYTPYSISNSVSNGVIMLVMGAFVMGFSSILTGLNFIVTTHKLRAPGMTMNRIPLMVWALYATSIIQVLATPVLAITLLLLVAERTLGVGIFDPTLGGDPVLFQHFFWFYSHPAVYIMILPAMGVISELVATFSRKIIFGYTAIAYSSLAIAAVSFLVWGHHMFVSGQSEFAGVLFSFITMLVGVPTAIKLFNWISTMYKGSVRLDAPMLFAIGFMFLFTIGGLTGVFLASTGMDVHFHDTYFVVAHFHYVMVGGTLMAVMGGLFYWFPKVTGKMTSDLLGRISWVFIFTGFNVTFFPQFILGSMGMPRRYYDYLPEFTSLNQISTVGSWLIAVGFLIGLAAVIHGLIAGKEAGDNPWGGKTLEWTIPSPPTHENFEKTPVVSGGPYEYR